A genomic segment from Klebsiella africana encodes:
- a CDS encoding ABC transporter ATP-binding protein, whose amino-acid sequence MAIVNLQDLQVTFGAKTAVSAASFYVDAGETFSLIGASGCGKSTILRVLAGLQREWRGSVELLGQAIAPGARFQGDLRRNVQMVFQDPYASLHPNHTLWRTLAEPLQIHGIRDVASRVTTALEQVGLAADAVRRYPHQLSGGQRQRVAIARALLLRPQILLLDEPTSALDMSVQAEILNLLNRLKQEHGMTYLLVSHDADVIAHMSDRAAFMAEGVIQRFFNRDALVNGEHRMS is encoded by the coding sequence ATGGCGATCGTTAATCTTCAGGATTTGCAGGTAACATTCGGCGCGAAGACGGCGGTCTCTGCCGCCAGTTTTTATGTCGACGCCGGGGAAACCTTCAGTCTGATCGGCGCCTCGGGCTGCGGCAAATCGACGATTTTGCGCGTGCTCGCCGGATTACAGCGCGAATGGCGCGGCAGCGTGGAACTGCTCGGCCAGGCCATCGCGCCGGGCGCCCGCTTTCAGGGCGATCTGCGGCGCAACGTGCAGATGGTGTTTCAGGATCCGTATGCCTCGCTGCATCCCAACCATACCCTGTGGCGCACCCTGGCGGAGCCGCTGCAGATCCACGGCATCCGCGACGTTGCCTCGCGGGTGACCACCGCCCTTGAGCAGGTGGGTCTGGCCGCCGACGCCGTACGCCGCTATCCGCACCAGCTCTCCGGCGGCCAACGGCAGCGCGTGGCCATTGCTCGTGCCCTGCTGCTGCGCCCGCAGATCCTGCTGCTGGATGAGCCGACCTCGGCGCTGGATATGTCGGTGCAGGCGGAAATTCTCAATCTGCTTAATCGCCTGAAACAGGAGCACGGCATGACCTATCTGCTGGTCAGCCACGATGCCGACGTCATCGCTCATATGTCCGATCGGGCGGCGTTTATGGCGGAGGGCGTGATCCAGCGCTTTTTCAATCGCGACGCGCTGGTCAACGGAGAACACCGGATGAGCTGA
- a CDS encoding aspartate aminotransferase family protein: MKLAIHNEVAVSNDEVRQLDRAYVFHSWSMQGNLNPLVIAGAQGCELWDYEGNTWLDFSSQLVNVNIGYQHPRVLAAMKAQLETLVTIAPATANLARGEAAKRIVDLAPAGFSKVFFTNAGADANENAIRMARLYTGRDKVLSAYRSYHGNTGSAIAATGDWRRVPNEFSRGHVHFFNPYLYRSEFNAATEEEECQRALAHLRRIIECEGPTAIAAILLESIPGTAGILVPPAGYMQGVRALADEFGIVLILDEVMAGFGRTGSWFAFEQDGVVPDLVTFAKGVNAGYVPAGGVLISEPIARYFDDHFFAGGLTYSGHPLAMAAIVATIDAMKEEKVVENAASIGNEVLRPGLEALAEKHAIIGEVRGRGLFQALELVSSREQKTPLTAADMAAIKGALTEAGLLAFVVENRIHVVPPCTITAEQVAQGLAIFDAVFARFASLAK, from the coding sequence ATGAAGCTGGCAATTCACAACGAGGTCGCGGTAAGCAATGACGAAGTTCGGCAATTGGATCGCGCCTATGTGTTTCATTCATGGTCGATGCAGGGCAATCTCAACCCGCTGGTCATCGCCGGGGCGCAAGGCTGCGAGCTATGGGATTATGAAGGGAATACCTGGCTCGATTTCAGCAGCCAGTTGGTGAACGTCAACATTGGCTATCAGCACCCTCGGGTACTGGCGGCCATGAAGGCGCAGCTGGAGACCCTGGTCACCATCGCGCCCGCCACCGCCAACCTTGCCCGCGGCGAAGCAGCGAAGCGCATCGTCGACCTGGCGCCGGCGGGCTTCAGCAAGGTGTTCTTCACCAATGCCGGGGCGGATGCCAATGAGAACGCGATTCGCATGGCGCGGCTCTATACCGGGCGCGATAAGGTGCTGTCGGCCTATCGTTCCTATCATGGCAACACCGGCAGCGCGATTGCCGCCACCGGCGACTGGCGCCGGGTGCCGAATGAGTTCTCCCGCGGCCATGTGCACTTCTTCAACCCCTACCTTTACCGCAGCGAGTTCAACGCCGCGACCGAGGAAGAGGAGTGCCAGCGCGCGCTGGCGCATCTGCGGCGGATCATTGAATGCGAGGGGCCGACGGCTATTGCGGCGATCCTGCTGGAGTCCATCCCCGGCACCGCCGGGATCCTCGTGCCGCCGGCAGGCTATATGCAGGGCGTGCGCGCTCTGGCAGACGAGTTTGGCATCGTGCTGATCCTCGATGAGGTGATGGCCGGCTTTGGCCGTACCGGCAGCTGGTTCGCCTTCGAACAGGATGGCGTGGTGCCGGATCTGGTGACCTTTGCCAAAGGGGTTAACGCGGGCTACGTGCCGGCGGGCGGGGTGCTGATTAGCGAGCCGATTGCCCGCTATTTTGACGACCACTTTTTTGCCGGGGGGCTGACCTACTCCGGCCATCCGCTGGCGATGGCGGCGATTGTCGCCACCATCGACGCGATGAAAGAGGAGAAGGTGGTTGAGAACGCGGCCTCTATCGGCAACGAGGTGCTGCGCCCCGGTCTCGAGGCGCTGGCGGAGAAGCACGCCATTATCGGCGAGGTGCGCGGGCGCGGCTTGTTCCAGGCGCTGGAGCTGGTGAGCAGCCGTGAACAAAAAACGCCGCTGACTGCCGCCGACATGGCCGCGATCAAAGGGGCCCTGACCGAAGCCGGGCTGCTGGCCTTTGTGGTGGAGAACCGCATCCACGTGGTGCCGCCGTGCACCATTACTGCTGAGCAGGTGGCGCAGGGGCTGGCGATTTTTGATGCGGTCTTTGCTCGCTTTGCCAGTCTGGCAAAGTAG
- a CDS encoding SDR family NAD(P)-dependent oxidoreductase — MATSNVVFITGATSGFGEAAAQVFADAGWSLVLSGRRYPRLKALQDRLAARVPVHIIELDVRDSEAVAAAVASLPADFADITTLINNAGLALSPLPAQEVALEDWKTMIDTNVTGLVTVTHALLPTLIRHGAGASIINIGSIAGQWPYPGSHVYGASKAFVKQFSYNLRCDLLGTGVRVTDLAPGIAETEFTLVRTKGDQAASDKLYRGTTPLSARDIAEQMFYIATLPAHMNINRVEVMPVRQAWQPFAIDRD; from the coding sequence ATGGCAACGAGCAACGTAGTGTTTATCACCGGGGCGACCTCGGGTTTTGGCGAAGCGGCAGCGCAGGTGTTTGCCGACGCGGGCTGGTCGCTGGTGCTGAGCGGGCGCCGCTATCCGCGACTGAAGGCCTTGCAGGACAGACTCGCCGCCAGGGTGCCGGTGCATATTATTGAGCTTGACGTTCGTGACAGCGAGGCGGTGGCTGCCGCCGTGGCGTCGCTGCCCGCCGATTTCGCCGATATCACCACCCTGATCAACAACGCCGGGCTGGCGCTGTCGCCGCTGCCGGCGCAGGAGGTGGCGCTGGAGGACTGGAAAACGATGATCGACACCAACGTCACCGGTCTGGTGACAGTCACCCACGCCCTGCTGCCGACGCTGATCCGCCATGGCGCCGGGGCGAGCATTATCAATATCGGCTCGATTGCCGGACAGTGGCCCTATCCCGGCAGCCATGTGTATGGCGCCAGCAAGGCCTTTGTGAAGCAGTTCAGCTATAACCTGCGCTGCGATCTGCTTGGCACTGGCGTGCGGGTCACCGATCTGGCGCCGGGGATTGCCGAGACCGAATTTACCCTGGTGCGCACTAAGGGCGACCAGGCGGCATCGGATAAGCTCTATCGCGGCACCACGCCGCTGAGCGCGCGCGATATCGCCGAGCAGATGTTTTATATCGCCACGCTGCCGGCGCATATGAACATTAACCGGGTGGAGGTGATGCCGGTGCGTCAGGCGTGGCAGCCGTTCGCTATCGACCGGGATTAA
- a CDS encoding amino acid ABC transporter ATP-binding protein, which yields MPESIAVSVKNVSKQFDNVEVLRDINLMVEKGTVVSILGSSGSGKSTLLRCMNWLEQPDRGEIHIGGQRLGIDEQRGRAMSHRQLAKIRERVGMVFQSFNLWPHLTVQQNVSEALLHVKGMKRDEAKAMAMQQLEKVGMAHKADVYPITLSGGQKQRVAIARSLAMSPEVILFDEPTSALDPELVNEVLGVMKALAAEGYTMVVVTHEMDFARQVSNEVVFLEKGLLIEKAPPEKFFTQPDSERVRQFLQSSR from the coding sequence ATGCCTGAGTCTATTGCCGTAAGCGTTAAAAACGTCTCCAAACAGTTCGATAATGTGGAAGTCCTGCGGGATATTAATCTGATGGTGGAGAAGGGGACCGTGGTGAGTATTCTCGGCTCGTCCGGGTCGGGAAAATCCACCCTGCTGCGTTGTATGAACTGGCTGGAACAGCCGGACCGCGGTGAAATTCATATCGGCGGTCAGCGACTGGGGATTGATGAACAGCGCGGCCGGGCGATGTCGCACCGCCAGCTGGCCAAAATTCGCGAGCGGGTGGGGATGGTCTTTCAGAGTTTTAACCTGTGGCCGCATCTGACCGTGCAGCAGAACGTCAGCGAGGCGCTGCTGCACGTTAAGGGCATGAAGCGGGACGAGGCGAAGGCCATGGCCATGCAGCAGCTGGAGAAAGTGGGCATGGCGCACAAAGCCGATGTTTACCCGATCACCCTCTCCGGCGGGCAGAAGCAGCGGGTGGCGATCGCCCGTTCGCTGGCGATGTCGCCGGAAGTTATTCTCTTCGATGAACCGACCTCGGCGCTGGATCCGGAGCTGGTGAATGAGGTGTTGGGGGTAATGAAAGCCCTCGCCGCCGAGGGCTACACCATGGTGGTGGTGACGCACGAGATGGATTTTGCCCGCCAGGTGTCCAACGAGGTGGTGTTTCTGGAGAAGGGGCTGCTGATTGAGAAGGCGCCGCCGGAGAAGTTCTTCACTCAGCCTGACTCCGAACGCGTCAGGCAGTTTCTGCAAAGCAGCCGTTAG
- a CDS encoding amino acid ABC transporter permease: protein MNQWGVIWSVRDSFIAGLFATLELFITAALAALIIGIALCYLSEYQKKVLNRVIIGFVSLMRAIPFLILAYLLYYGLPQLGISMEPWTAGLLALIIYHGAYFFEILRSQRRVFSGGYIEAAIAQGFSRYAIFRRIILPNIVSSALPLIGNQLIICLKDTAFLSIITVQEITAAANSVQATYFIPFNAFIVAIGLYWAISILLELLIKRLTAWGAKRGMSHA, encoded by the coding sequence ATGAATCAGTGGGGCGTTATCTGGTCGGTACGCGATAGCTTTATTGCCGGGTTATTCGCGACCCTCGAACTGTTTATTACCGCCGCCCTGGCGGCCCTTATTATCGGTATTGCGCTGTGCTATTTGAGTGAATATCAAAAGAAAGTCCTTAACCGGGTTATCATAGGCTTTGTCAGCCTGATGCGTGCAATCCCTTTTTTGATCCTCGCCTATCTGCTGTATTACGGGCTGCCGCAGCTCGGTATTAGCATGGAGCCGTGGACCGCCGGTTTACTGGCCCTGATTATTTATCATGGCGCCTATTTCTTTGAAATATTGCGCAGCCAGCGGCGGGTATTTTCCGGCGGATATATTGAAGCGGCGATTGCTCAGGGCTTTTCTCGCTATGCCATTTTCCGGCGGATTATTTTACCCAATATCGTCTCTTCCGCCTTACCGCTGATCGGTAATCAGCTGATTATCTGCCTGAAGGACACCGCTTTCCTGAGCATTATTACCGTTCAGGAGATCACCGCCGCCGCCAACAGCGTCCAGGCGACCTATTTTATTCCGTTTAACGCCTTTATCGTCGCTATTGGGCTTTACTGGGCGATCAGCATTCTGCTGGAGCTGTTGATTAAGCGCCTGACCGCCTGGGGAGCCAAAAGAGGAATGAGCCATGCCTGA
- a CDS encoding amino acid ABC transporter permease: MDAISWQLLIEGAWTTLWISAIAIAFGVVAGLLIALVRMLRLPVIDQLLVVYISLARATPLVTLVLFLFLSLPTMGINLDKNVAAIVALTLNTSAFNAEIWRNAFRTFPREQREAAESVGMRRWTYFRYIMLPQMWIESLPALVNEMSFLIKGSPAIAVIGVVDLTRVTNRISSVTYEPLSPILAAGLLYVAIIGCLLKLQGIAERKARRLAR, translated from the coding sequence ATGGATGCAATTTCCTGGCAGTTATTAATCGAAGGCGCATGGACGACCCTCTGGATTTCGGCCATCGCTATCGCCTTCGGGGTGGTGGCGGGCCTGCTGATCGCCCTGGTACGGATGCTGCGCCTGCCGGTGATCGACCAGCTGCTGGTGGTCTATATCAGTCTGGCCCGCGCGACGCCGCTGGTGACGCTGGTGCTGTTTCTGTTCCTTTCCCTGCCGACGATGGGCATTAACCTCGACAAGAACGTGGCCGCCATCGTGGCGCTGACGCTTAACACCTCGGCGTTTAACGCTGAAATCTGGCGCAACGCCTTCCGCACTTTTCCGCGCGAACAGCGGGAGGCAGCGGAGTCGGTGGGAATGCGCCGCTGGACCTACTTCCGCTACATCATGCTGCCGCAGATGTGGATCGAGAGCCTGCCGGCGCTGGTCAATGAGATGTCCTTTTTGATCAAAGGTAGCCCGGCGATCGCCGTGATTGGCGTGGTGGATCTCACCCGGGTGACCAACCGTATCTCCTCGGTCACCTACGAGCCGCTGTCGCCGATCCTCGCCGCCGGCCTGCTGTATGTGGCGATCATCGGCTGTTTGTTGAAGCTGCAGGGTATCGCGGAACGTAAAGCCAGGCGCCTGGCGCGCTAG
- a CDS encoding transporter substrate-binding domain-containing protein produces the protein MKKSLASMCLSAVLTVAFSYHAVAADLPEIEKSGTLKVATEDDYAPFNFMNNGQADGFNKDMLEELRKYAKFHVDQSILPWTGLLAAVSTGQYDMALTGAVITDERLKVFDFTPPWASAQHYFVKRAGDTSLNTIADLSGKKVGLQAGSALLARLPELKAMLEKTGGKLGPVVEYPSYPEAYADLANKRLDYVINVVISVNDLAKAKPKVFAKGLAVSGPGYMAWPIPKNSPQLLAYMTKFMNHMKETGKLAELQKKWFGETYDNLPTEAITSPEQFHKLAGL, from the coding sequence ATGAAAAAATCATTGGCATCAATGTGTCTGAGCGCCGTATTAACGGTCGCTTTTTCTTATCACGCCGTCGCGGCCGATCTTCCGGAAATAGAAAAATCCGGCACCTTGAAAGTGGCGACAGAAGATGATTATGCGCCGTTTAACTTTATGAATAATGGCCAGGCCGATGGCTTTAACAAAGATATGCTTGAGGAATTACGTAAGTACGCAAAATTCCATGTCGACCAGAGCATATTACCGTGGACCGGATTATTAGCGGCCGTCTCCACCGGGCAATATGATATGGCCTTAACCGGGGCGGTTATTACCGATGAGCGGCTGAAGGTCTTTGATTTCACTCCACCCTGGGCCTCCGCGCAGCACTATTTCGTCAAACGCGCAGGCGATACCTCGCTAAATACCATTGCCGATCTCAGCGGCAAAAAAGTGGGGTTACAGGCCGGGAGCGCGCTGCTGGCGCGTTTGCCGGAGCTGAAGGCGATGCTGGAGAAGACCGGCGGCAAGCTGGGGCCGGTGGTGGAGTATCCCTCCTATCCGGAAGCCTACGCCGACCTGGCGAACAAGCGACTGGATTACGTGATTAACGTGGTGATCTCGGTAAACGACCTGGCGAAAGCCAAACCGAAGGTCTTCGCCAAAGGGTTGGCCGTCTCCGGACCGGGCTATATGGCGTGGCCGATCCCGAAAAACTCGCCGCAGCTGCTGGCCTATATGACCAAGTTTATGAACCACATGAAGGAGACCGGCAAGCTCGCCGAGCTGCAGAAAAAATGGTTTGGCGAAACCTATGACAACCTGCCGACCGAGGCGATCACCAGCCCGGAACAGTTTCACAAACTCGCCGGACTGTAA
- the pdxR gene encoding MocR-like pyridoxine biosynthesis transcription factor PdxR, with amino-acid sequence MIRHLLHVDFQPGRGLQEQVRETLVNAILSGIFAADTPLPSCRQLASQLRVSRNTTALVFESLVNEGYLISRPRSGYYLHPDYHEASPAAVESAPQREAAAPRWGDRLQMTPSQQESILKPAGWMHYRYPFIYGQPDTRQFPLATWRSAANWLHGGVRDPAWVIDHIDQDVPMLIEQIRTRVLPKRGIVAAPDEILITLGSQNALYLLTRLLLSSTTRIGVENPCFREAINTFLLADAEVVPHPVDEEGIVLNERPCDYYYVTPGHQVPTGVAMSSARRRQLLEHAAHHDAVIIEDDYDSESNFTLNPLPALKASDRSGRVVYVSSLSKALSPGLRLGFMVADPDLIDEARALRRLVYRHPPTNIQYQMAHFLAQGHYETHLRRYHYDSAQRWERLHAALQRYLPSCRALAGSEHANAFWLQTPVQINTQQLTWRAAHAGVLIEPGARHFLSAAPPDNYFRMGFHAINPDAIAQGVEVLRGQLEQMG; translated from the coding sequence ATGATCCGTCACCTGTTACACGTTGATTTTCAGCCTGGCCGCGGTTTGCAGGAGCAGGTGCGAGAGACGCTGGTGAATGCCATTCTCAGCGGGATCTTCGCCGCCGACACCCCGCTGCCCTCCTGTCGCCAGCTGGCCAGCCAGCTTCGCGTCTCGCGCAACACCACCGCGCTGGTGTTTGAAAGTCTGGTCAACGAGGGCTACCTGATTAGCCGCCCACGAAGCGGTTACTACCTGCATCCCGACTATCATGAAGCTTCGCCTGCCGCCGTCGAGAGTGCACCGCAGCGCGAAGCCGCTGCACCACGCTGGGGCGACCGGCTGCAGATGACCCCCAGCCAGCAGGAGTCGATCCTCAAACCGGCGGGCTGGATGCACTACCGCTACCCGTTTATCTACGGCCAGCCTGATACCCGGCAGTTCCCGCTGGCCACCTGGCGCTCGGCGGCAAACTGGCTGCACGGCGGGGTGCGCGACCCGGCGTGGGTCATCGACCATATTGACCAGGATGTGCCGATGCTGATCGAGCAGATCCGCACCCGGGTGCTGCCCAAGCGCGGCATTGTCGCCGCGCCGGATGAAATTCTCATCACCCTTGGCTCGCAAAATGCGCTCTACCTGCTGACCCGACTGCTGCTCTCTTCCACCACCCGCATTGGCGTCGAAAACCCCTGCTTTCGCGAAGCCATCAACACCTTTCTGCTCGCCGACGCCGAGGTGGTGCCGCACCCGGTTGATGAAGAAGGGATCGTGCTTAATGAGCGTCCCTGCGATTACTACTATGTCACCCCCGGCCATCAGGTGCCCACCGGGGTGGCGATGAGCAGTGCGCGGCGTCGCCAGCTGCTGGAGCATGCCGCCCACCATGACGCGGTGATTATTGAAGATGATTATGACTCGGAGAGTAACTTTACCCTCAACCCGCTGCCAGCGCTGAAGGCCAGCGATCGCAGCGGCCGGGTGGTGTATGTCAGCAGCCTGTCAAAAGCGCTGTCACCGGGGCTGCGGTTGGGGTTTATGGTCGCCGACCCGGACCTGATCGACGAGGCGCGCGCCCTGCGCCGGCTGGTCTATCGCCATCCGCCGACCAACATTCAGTACCAGATGGCCCACTTCCTTGCCCAGGGCCATTATGAAACCCATCTGCGGCGATACCACTACGACTCCGCCCAGCGCTGGGAGCGCCTGCACGCCGCCCTGCAGCGCTATCTGCCGTCGTGTCGCGCGCTGGCGGGGAGCGAACATGCTAACGCCTTCTGGCTGCAGACCCCGGTGCAGATCAACACCCAGCAGCTCACCTGGCGCGCCGCCCACGCCGGCGTACTGATTGAGCCCGGGGCGCGCCATTTTCTCAGCGCCGCGCCGCCGGATAACTATTTTCGCATGGGATTCCACGCCATTAACCCTGACGCCATTGCCCAGGGGGTGGAAGTCCTGCGCGGCCAGCTGGAGCAGATGGGTTAG
- a CDS encoding aminotransferase-like domain-containing protein codes for MKARYKAVVDRYAQAIRSGQLPAGTRLPTHRTLAAEERLSLATATRVYRELEEMGLVSGETGRGTFVRDLSLPPGHGVDQQVVAADVVDLNFNYPSLPEQGDALREALRQLAMAGDIDSHLRYQPHAGRLAERDIIARHLTCQHFAPDAENVLIVNGAQHGLAVTVMGLLRPGDVVAVDALTYSGFKVLAALYHLELAAIPCRPEGPDLQALHTLCQQRRVRAVYTMPTLHNPLGWVLNAGQRQALADLARQHDLLIIEDAAYARLVSRPPPPLISYAPERTVYVTGFSKNIATGLRVGVVISPPRYRPEIERAIRATTWNTPTLISSLICAWIEDGTVARFETQKRQDARQRQQVAREVLCGLPVVTHPDSYFVWLPLGEESRADRLANALMERRISVSTAEPFCVSATIPQALRIALGSVPFDSLRPALLSVRDAVEYEQYR; via the coding sequence ATGAAAGCCCGATATAAAGCCGTTGTCGACCGATATGCCCAGGCGATTCGCAGCGGGCAGCTGCCCGCAGGCACCCGTCTGCCGACGCACCGCACCCTTGCCGCCGAAGAACGCCTCTCGCTGGCCACCGCCACGCGGGTCTACCGTGAACTGGAAGAGATGGGGTTGGTCAGCGGCGAAACCGGCCGCGGCACCTTCGTGCGCGACCTCTCGCTGCCGCCGGGGCACGGGGTCGATCAGCAGGTGGTGGCTGCCGATGTCGTGGATCTCAATTTCAACTACCCTTCGCTGCCGGAGCAGGGCGATGCGCTGCGCGAGGCGCTCAGGCAGCTGGCGATGGCGGGCGATATTGACTCGCATCTGCGCTATCAGCCCCATGCCGGACGGCTCGCCGAGCGGGACATTATCGCCCGCCATTTAACCTGCCAGCACTTTGCCCCGGACGCGGAAAATGTCCTGATCGTCAACGGTGCACAGCACGGGCTGGCGGTGACCGTGATGGGGCTGTTACGTCCGGGGGATGTGGTGGCGGTGGATGCGCTGACCTATTCGGGCTTCAAAGTTCTGGCGGCGCTGTATCATCTGGAGCTGGCGGCGATCCCCTGTCGGCCGGAGGGACCGGACCTGCAGGCGCTTCATACCCTGTGCCAGCAGCGGCGGGTGCGGGCGGTGTATACCATGCCGACGCTGCACAATCCGCTGGGCTGGGTGCTCAACGCCGGGCAGCGGCAGGCGCTGGCCGATCTCGCGCGCCAGCACGACCTGCTGATTATTGAAGATGCCGCCTACGCCCGGCTGGTGAGCCGTCCGCCGCCACCGTTGATCAGCTATGCGCCGGAAAGAACGGTGTATGTCACCGGATTTTCAAAAAATATCGCCACCGGACTGCGCGTGGGCGTGGTGATCTCTCCGCCGCGCTACCGGCCGGAGATTGAGCGCGCCATCCGGGCCACGACGTGGAATACGCCGACGCTGATAAGTTCGCTGATCTGCGCCTGGATTGAAGATGGCACGGTGGCCCGCTTTGAAACGCAGAAACGACAGGATGCGCGACAGCGGCAGCAGGTGGCCCGCGAGGTGCTTTGTGGGCTTCCCGTCGTGACTCATCCCGATTCGTACTTCGTCTGGCTGCCTCTGGGTGAAGAGAGCCGGGCCGATCGGCTGGCGAACGCGCTGATGGAACGCCGTATTTCGGTATCGACCGCCGAGCCGTTCTGCGTCTCCGCCACGATCCCACAGGCGCTGCGCATCGCGCTCGGATCGGTGCCTTTCGACAGCCTGCGCCCGGCGCTGCTCAGCGTGCGCGATGCCGTTGAGTATGAACAATACCGCTAA
- a CDS encoding DMT family transporter, translating to MDKSVPGPWSGWLHGLLGVIIFSGSLPATRLAVQDMDPLLLTFLRASIAGLLAVVLLAGFRQKRPHLGQLVPLIIVSSGVVIGFPLLTALALQHITSAHSIVFIGLLPLMTALFGVLRGGERPRRAFWIFSLLGSLLVMGFALTQSTTASLSGDLLMLAAVIACGLGYAEGAKLTRELGGWQVICWALVIALPLMLPASLLVQPASWHAISASSWAALGYVSLFSMLIGFIFWYKGLAAGGIAAVGQLQLLQPFFGLGLSAALLHETVSPLMLAVTLGVVLCVVGSRKFGRQRVSAGSGSRD from the coding sequence TTGGATAAATCAGTGCCCGGCCCCTGGTCCGGATGGCTTCATGGTTTACTGGGGGTGATTATTTTTAGCGGTTCACTGCCCGCGACGCGGCTGGCGGTGCAAGATATGGATCCGTTGTTATTGACCTTTCTGCGCGCCTCCATTGCCGGGCTGCTTGCCGTCGTGCTGCTGGCAGGCTTTCGCCAGAAACGCCCGCACCTGGGGCAGCTTGTGCCCTTGATCATCGTCTCATCAGGGGTGGTGATCGGCTTTCCCCTGCTCACGGCGCTGGCCCTGCAGCACATCACCTCGGCGCATTCGATTGTGTTTATTGGCCTGCTGCCGCTGATGACCGCCCTCTTCGGCGTACTGCGCGGCGGCGAACGTCCGCGGCGCGCTTTCTGGATCTTTTCGCTGCTGGGCAGCCTGCTGGTGATGGGATTCGCCCTGACGCAAAGTACGACGGCATCGCTCAGCGGCGATCTGCTGATGCTGGCGGCGGTTATCGCCTGCGGCCTCGGCTATGCGGAAGGGGCAAAGCTGACGCGGGAGCTCGGCGGCTGGCAGGTGATCTGCTGGGCGCTGGTGATAGCCCTGCCGTTGATGCTCCCCGCCTCGCTGCTGGTTCAGCCCGCCTCCTGGCATGCCATCTCGGCTTCCTCCTGGGCGGCGCTCGGCTATGTGTCGCTGTTCAGCATGCTGATCGGCTTCATCTTCTGGTACAAAGGGCTGGCCGCGGGCGGGATCGCCGCCGTCGGCCAGCTCCAGCTATTGCAGCCGTTCTTCGGCCTTGGCCTGTCGGCGGCGCTGTTGCACGAAACCGTCAGCCCCTTGATGCTGGCGGTCACGCTGGGCGTGGTGCTGTGCGTGGTGGGCTCGCGCAAATTTGGCCGCCAGCGGGTAAGCGCAGGGAGCGGGAGCCGTGATTGA